A single window of Granulibacter bethesdensis DNA harbors:
- the iolB gene encoding 5-deoxy-glucuronate isomerase: MSLLVHSVAPDGDGVVMDITPQSAGWRYVGFRVIQLTAGKAYTGCEEDREACLVILTGKVDVAAGLETFTALGDRADVFDGPPTSVYIPAGLPYRIRAIEDAGIALCTAPAAGSGLPRLIPPDQVGQEIRGEGANQRYVRNILDDKAEAEALLVVEVITPAGHWSSYPPHKHDRDSYPEESLLEETYYHRLSPPQGFAFQRVYTDDRLIDETMTVETGDAVLVPRGYHPVGTPYGYDLYYLNVMAGPRRQWIFKNDPAHAWIMKK; the protein is encoded by the coding sequence ATGTCGCTCCTCGTTCACAGCGTCGCTCCCGATGGCGATGGGGTTGTGATGGACATCACGCCGCAGAGTGCGGGCTGGCGCTATGTCGGCTTCCGCGTGATCCAGCTGACCGCCGGAAAGGCTTATACAGGGTGCGAGGAAGACCGCGAGGCCTGCCTGGTGATCCTGACCGGCAAGGTCGATGTCGCCGCCGGCCTGGAGACGTTCACGGCACTCGGCGACCGAGCCGATGTCTTCGATGGGCCTCCGACCTCTGTGTATATTCCAGCAGGCCTACCCTATAGGATCCGGGCGATCGAAGACGCTGGGATCGCCCTTTGTACCGCCCCCGCGGCGGGCTCGGGGTTACCCCGCCTGATCCCCCCAGATCAGGTCGGACAGGAAATCCGTGGCGAGGGTGCCAACCAGCGATATGTGCGCAACATTCTTGACGACAAGGCTGAAGCGGAAGCTCTTCTTGTGGTCGAGGTGATCACGCCAGCCGGACATTGGTCGAGCTACCCGCCGCACAAGCATGATCGCGACTCTTATCCGGAAGAAAGCCTTCTGGAAGAAACTTATTATCACCGCCTTTCACCGCCACAGGGCTTTGCCTTCCAGCGTGTCTATACCGATGACCGCCTGATCGACGAAACGATGACGGTGGAAACCGGCGACGCCGTCCTGGTCCCACGTGGATATCACCCAGTTGGCACTCCTTACGGCTACGACCTCTATTATCTCAACGTGATGGCCGGTCCGCGTCGCCAATGGATCTTTAAAAACGACCCTGCGCACGCATGGATCATGAAAAAATAG
- the iolE gene encoding myo-inosose-2 dehydratase, producing MTIRWGVSPIAWANDDMPELGGDTTLDQLLTEVRKIGFDGVELGNKFPRDPIVLKPIMERYSLNIIGGWYGSSLLTREAEAEIAALQPHLALLKAMDSTVFILAETSNAVHSDRSSHLDKHPTLQAEDWPQFGERLNRVAHYVTDNGLRFAYHHHLGTVVETQEELEQFFAHTDDHVGLVLDTGHAIYGGIDPIAVIRHWSERVAHVHCKDVRSRRYHAYLTNGMSFLDGVMGGMFTTPGDGDYDYAPLLMELAGMDYSGWIVIEAEQDPAIANPRDYSQLGLDTLKSLARTSGLI from the coding sequence ATGACGATCCGTTGGGGCGTCAGCCCGATCGCCTGGGCAAATGACGACATGCCGGAGCTGGGTGGTGACACGACACTTGATCAACTGCTGACAGAGGTTCGCAAGATCGGGTTTGACGGCGTCGAACTCGGCAACAAATTCCCGCGCGATCCGATCGTGCTGAAGCCTATTATGGAGCGCTACAGCCTCAACATTATCGGCGGATGGTATGGCTCCAGCTTACTCACGCGGGAGGCTGAGGCAGAGATTGCGGCTTTGCAACCTCATCTGGCCCTGCTCAAGGCCATGGATTCAACCGTCTTCATACTCGCTGAAACAAGCAATGCCGTCCACAGTGACAGGTCAAGCCACCTCGATAAGCACCCTACCCTCCAGGCAGAAGACTGGCCGCAGTTTGGAGAACGGCTGAACCGGGTAGCGCACTACGTCACTGACAATGGTCTCCGCTTTGCTTACCACCATCATCTCGGCACCGTTGTCGAAACACAGGAGGAGCTCGAACAATTCTTTGCGCACACGGATGATCACGTCGGCCTGGTTCTGGACACGGGTCACGCAATTTATGGCGGGATTGACCCCATCGCAGTGATTCGCCACTGGTCAGAAAGGGTTGCCCACGTGCATTGCAAGGACGTACGGTCGAGAAGGTACCATGCATATCTGACGAACGGCATGAGCTTCCTTGATGGCGTGATGGGGGGAATGTTTACCACGCCGGGCGATGGCGACTATGATTATGCACCGCTCCTGATGGAACTCGCCGGTATGGACTATTCCGGCTGGATCGTGATTGAAGCAGAGCAGGATCCGGCAATTGCCAATCCGCGCGATTACAGTCAGCTCGGGCTTGACACGTTGAAGAGCCTGGCACGCACCAGCGGACTGATCTGA
- the iolD gene encoding 3D-(3,5/4)-trihydroxycyclohexane-1,2-dione acylhydrolase (decyclizing), translating to MAQALVRWMQAQFVELDGVKISYFAGVWAIFGHGNVAGMGEALAGTGDTLPTFRAHNEQGMAHASIAFAKASRRRRAMACTTSIGPGATNMVTAAALAHVNRLPVLFLPGDVFASRRPAPVLQQIESFEDATVSANDCFRPVSRWFDRITRPEQILESLPQSMSILTDAATCGPVTLALCQDVQAEAFNYPENFFEHRIWHTRRIRPALAELDDAAHAIRASQRPLIVAGGGVLYSGAETMLAQFAERIGAPVAETQAGKGSLPWDHPQAVGSLGVTGTSAANQAASEADCVIAVGTRLQDFTTGSRTIFGKAQTLIQMNVAAYDAGKHGALPVVGDAREGLQELLKALEGWGADENWQDANCKAVLEWNRAWEKATTPRPMRLPSDGEVIGAVWRNAGENSVVVCAAGGLPGELHKLWRTSCPLGYHVEYGFSCMGYEIAAGLGVKMALPLRDVFVMVGDGSYLMLNSELATSIMLGHKIIVLLLDNRGFGCIHRLQKATGGRPFNNLLQDTLHKNEANIDFVLHARGLGASAEKVAGIPELEEALVRAKAAPASYVIVINTDPSITTEAGGHWWDVVVAEVSERAEVKTARDRYEQKLRGESQ from the coding sequence ATGGCTCAGGCGCTGGTGCGGTGGATGCAGGCTCAATTCGTCGAGCTGGACGGGGTGAAAATTTCCTATTTTGCAGGTGTCTGGGCAATTTTCGGCCATGGCAACGTTGCAGGCATGGGGGAGGCGCTCGCAGGAACTGGTGATACGTTGCCAACTTTCCGCGCCCATAATGAACAAGGAATGGCGCATGCCTCCATCGCTTTCGCCAAGGCTTCTCGCCGGCGGCGGGCGATGGCCTGTACGACATCGATCGGGCCTGGCGCCACCAATATGGTGACGGCGGCGGCGCTGGCACATGTCAATCGTCTGCCCGTGTTGTTCCTGCCCGGTGACGTCTTTGCAAGCCGGCGGCCCGCACCCGTGCTTCAGCAGATCGAAAGTTTTGAGGATGCAACCGTCAGCGCGAATGACTGCTTCCGCCCGGTTTCACGTTGGTTTGACCGAATTACACGGCCCGAGCAAATCCTTGAGTCTCTTCCTCAGTCGATGAGCATCCTGACCGATGCCGCAACCTGCGGACCGGTCACGCTTGCACTGTGCCAGGACGTTCAGGCCGAGGCCTTCAATTATCCAGAGAATTTCTTCGAACATAGGATCTGGCACACGCGTCGGATCCGCCCAGCCCTCGCGGAATTAGATGATGCGGCGCACGCCATTCGTGCCTCGCAGCGTCCGCTCATTGTTGCCGGCGGGGGGGTGCTCTATTCCGGCGCGGAAACCATGCTGGCGCAGTTCGCTGAACGGATCGGCGCACCAGTTGCCGAAACACAGGCTGGCAAGGGCAGCCTTCCTTGGGATCATCCACAGGCTGTGGGTTCGCTCGGTGTGACCGGAACCAGCGCTGCCAACCAGGCAGCATCAGAGGCGGATTGCGTCATTGCGGTTGGTACGAGACTGCAGGATTTCACAACCGGTTCCCGCACGATCTTTGGCAAGGCGCAGACCCTTATTCAGATGAATGTGGCCGCATACGATGCCGGCAAGCATGGCGCACTTCCTGTGGTGGGTGATGCCCGCGAGGGACTTCAGGAGCTCCTGAAAGCTCTGGAAGGCTGGGGCGCGGACGAGAATTGGCAAGACGCCAACTGTAAGGCCGTCCTGGAATGGAACCGCGCATGGGAAAAGGCTACCACCCCGCGGCCGATGAGGCTTCCGTCGGATGGAGAAGTCATCGGCGCGGTCTGGCGCAATGCCGGCGAAAACAGTGTCGTGGTCTGCGCAGCAGGTGGCCTTCCCGGCGAACTTCACAAGCTTTGGCGCACGTCGTGTCCACTCGGCTACCATGTCGAATATGGTTTTTCGTGTATGGGATATGAGATCGCCGCCGGCCTCGGCGTGAAAATGGCGCTGCCACTGCGGGATGTTTTCGTGATGGTCGGTGACGGAAGCTATCTGATGTTGAATTCTGAACTCGCGACCTCGATCATGCTCGGCCACAAGATCATAGTCTTGCTGCTGGATAATCGCGGTTTCGGTTGCATACATCGATTGCAAAAAGCGACCGGTGGCCGGCCTTTCAACAATCTGTTGCAAGATACCCTCCATAAAAACGAGGCCAACATCGACTTTGTGCTGCATGCCCGTGGGCTTGGTGCAAGTGCCGAAAAAGTGGCTGGCATCCCAGAGCTTGAGGAAGCGCTGGTGCGCGCCAAGGCGGCACCCGCAAGTTACGTCATCGTGATCAACACAGATCCATCGATCACCACCGAAGCAGGCGGCCATTGGTGGGACGTGGTGGTCGCCGAAGTCTCCGAGCGCGCCGAGGTAAAGACTGCGCGTGACCGTTACGAACAGAAACTGCGTGGAGAAAGTCAATGA
- the iolC gene encoding bifunctional 5-dehydro-2-deoxygluconokinase/5-dehydro-2-deoxyphosphogluconate aldolase produces the protein MVNSSAGSDKPKLDVITIGRAGVDLYGDQIGGRLEDMGSFAKYVGGSPTNTAIGVARLGLNAALLTRVGNDHMGRFIIEALDREGVDPRGVQIDPDRLTALAILGIRDRETFPLIFYRENCADMGLVTDDIDVEFVRSARAVLVNGTHLSQPGVFAACWKAIETIKAAGGRVIFDIDYRPVLWGLTSKDMGENRFVAAADVTRELQKILPKCDLIVGTEEEIHILGGSTDTMTSLRAIRAGSDALLVCKRGSEGCVAFAGQIPDSLDGGIVGRGFPIEVLNVLGAGDAFMAGFLRGWLQDMPVATCCEYGNACGALVVSRHGCAPAMPSWEELQIFLQGKDWPYRLRDSAYLEHVHWATNRTRDYSELIALAMDHRSQFEDLVAELGTDADRVPAFKSLALHAVERVAGDDRRFGILLDGRFGAPALEQAADLPYWIGRPIEKPGSRPLVFEGSPDVGVRLREWPLHHVVKCLVLYHPDDPKQLRAQQDRQLLRLFDACRATRHELLLEIIASRHGIIDCTTVSRVIEHVYDLGIYPDWWKLEPTEDPVAWENISAAINRRDPFCRGVVLLGLSAPEEELIASFYAAAPFDIVKGFAVGRTIFHGVAAKWLAGDYDDEQAIAALTANFRTLVDAWRVARGACRTEVA, from the coding sequence ATGGTTAATTCTAGCGCAGGCAGCGACAAACCAAAGCTTGACGTCATCACGATCGGCCGTGCGGGAGTTGACCTCTATGGCGATCAGATTGGCGGCAGGCTTGAGGATATGGGAAGCTTTGCCAAATATGTCGGCGGAAGCCCTACAAATACTGCGATCGGGGTGGCGCGCCTCGGCCTGAACGCCGCACTGCTGACACGCGTCGGCAATGATCATATGGGCCGTTTTATTATTGAGGCGCTTGATCGCGAAGGTGTCGATCCGCGCGGCGTCCAGATCGATCCTGATCGGCTCACGGCACTTGCAATTCTAGGCATCCGCGATCGGGAGACATTTCCGCTCATTTTCTATCGCGAAAATTGTGCTGATATGGGCCTCGTCACTGACGATATCGATGTAGAATTCGTGCGGTCGGCCCGGGCAGTGCTGGTCAACGGCACCCATCTCTCGCAGCCAGGCGTTTTTGCCGCCTGCTGGAAAGCGATCGAGACCATCAAGGCAGCGGGCGGCCGTGTGATCTTTGATATCGATTATAGGCCTGTTCTCTGGGGGCTTACCTCGAAGGATATGGGAGAGAACCGCTTCGTTGCCGCTGCGGATGTCACACGAGAACTCCAAAAAATCCTGCCTAAGTGCGACCTCATCGTGGGTACCGAGGAGGAAATCCACATCCTCGGAGGGTCGACGGATACAATGACGTCGCTCCGTGCAATCCGCGCCGGTTCCGATGCGCTGCTTGTATGCAAGCGAGGATCAGAAGGATGTGTCGCCTTCGCAGGGCAAATTCCTGACTCGCTTGATGGGGGAATCGTCGGGCGCGGCTTTCCGATTGAAGTGCTCAATGTTCTCGGTGCCGGTGATGCCTTTATGGCTGGCTTTCTGAGAGGCTGGCTGCAGGATATGCCGGTTGCTACGTGCTGCGAATATGGCAATGCCTGCGGTGCACTGGTCGTTTCGCGCCATGGTTGCGCGCCGGCTATGCCAAGCTGGGAAGAACTGCAGATCTTTCTCCAGGGCAAGGATTGGCCATACCGCCTGCGCGATAGCGCCTATCTTGAACATGTTCACTGGGCGACCAACAGAACGCGGGATTATTCCGAGTTGATCGCGCTGGCCATGGATCATCGCAGCCAGTTTGAAGATCTTGTTGCCGAGCTCGGAACGGATGCGGATCGAGTTCCTGCCTTCAAATCGCTTGCGCTCCATGCCGTTGAACGCGTTGCAGGTGACGACCGACGCTTCGGCATCTTGCTGGATGGGCGGTTTGGAGCGCCTGCTCTGGAGCAGGCAGCAGACCTTCCTTATTGGATCGGACGTCCCATCGAAAAACCAGGCTCCCGACCACTCGTATTCGAGGGTTCGCCTGATGTAGGCGTCAGACTTCGCGAGTGGCCGCTCCATCATGTCGTGAAATGTCTGGTCTTATATCATCCCGACGATCCGAAACAGTTGCGCGCTCAACAAGATCGGCAGTTGCTACGCCTATTCGATGCATGCCGCGCAACCAGGCATGAATTACTTCTGGAGATTATTGCCTCCAGGCATGGCATCATCGACTGTACCACCGTCTCGCGCGTGATCGAGCATGTGTACGATCTTGGCATTTACCCGGATTGGTGGAAACTTGAGCCAACGGAGGATCCTGTCGCCTGGGAAAATATCAGCGCTGCTATCAATCGCCGTGATCCTTTCTGCCGGGGCGTTGTTCTTCTCGGACTGTCTGCCCCTGAGGAAGAACTGATCGCGAGTTTCTACGCAGCCGCACCGTTTGACATTGTCAAGGGCTTTGCGGTTGGCCGGACAATCTTCCACGGCGTAGCGGCAAAATGGCTTGCCGGAGATTATGATGATGAGCAGGCAATTGCAGCACTAACCGCCAATTTCCGCACCTTGGTCGATGCCTGGCGCGTTGCGCGCGGTGCATGCAGAACAGAGGTGGCGTGA
- the iolG gene encoding inositol 2-dehydrogenase codes for MLNVVQFGAGRIGHIHAANIAAEGRMRLARVVDPMTESASSMAALYGARVSDMGEALADPEIAGVIIASPTALHLDHAIAAARAGKAIFCEKPLDLDLDRVRAAGCELSDAVARLFLAFNRRFDPNFSELKRRLVSGAVGNLETIHIISHDPGPPPLSYVRSSGGIFKDMSIHDLDMARWLLEEEPIEVFASAAALFDPAIEEAGDFDTAKIILRTTSGKMCFISNSRRSGYGYDQRIEAFGSHGMVCARNVVETTVEQWGEQGVSADRLQNFFLERYASAYRAEMSHFADIMEGKVRPLIGYADGLRALELAVAAYKSATTRCIVQL; via the coding sequence ATGTTGAACGTCGTACAGTTTGGTGCCGGTCGGATTGGCCACATTCATGCAGCGAACATTGCCGCGGAAGGTCGCATGCGGCTGGCCCGGGTGGTGGACCCGATGACCGAGTCCGCCTCAAGCATGGCCGCGCTGTATGGTGCCCGGGTTTCGGATATGGGGGAGGCGCTCGCCGATCCCGAGATCGCAGGCGTGATCATTGCCAGCCCTACCGCCCTGCATCTTGACCATGCGATCGCGGCGGCACGCGCGGGCAAGGCAATCTTCTGCGAAAAGCCGCTTGATCTCGATCTTGACCGGGTGCGGGCGGCTGGTTGCGAATTGAGCGATGCAGTCGCAAGGCTTTTTCTTGCGTTCAACCGGCGCTTTGATCCTAATTTTTCTGAGCTGAAAAGAAGGCTTGTATCAGGCGCTGTAGGGAATCTGGAGACGATTCATATTATCAGTCATGATCCGGGCCCCCCGCCTCTGAGCTATGTCCGGAGTAGCGGAGGCATTTTCAAGGACATGTCAATACACGACCTCGATATGGCGCGCTGGCTGCTTGAGGAGGAGCCGATCGAAGTGTTTGCGAGCGCCGCCGCATTGTTCGACCCGGCGATCGAGGAGGCCGGTGACTTTGACACTGCGAAAATCATCCTGCGCACTACCTCTGGCAAGATGTGCTTCATCAGCAATAGTCGCCGATCCGGCTACGGCTATGATCAGAGAATTGAAGCATTCGGATCGCACGGGATGGTCTGCGCTCGAAACGTCGTTGAAACGACGGTTGAGCAGTGGGGAGAGCAAGGTGTTAGTGCAGACCGATTGCAGAACTTCTTCCTTGAGCGTTATGCGTCGGCCTACCGTGCGGAAATGAGCCACTTTGCAGACATCATGGAAGGCAAGGTTCGCCCTTTGATCGGTTATGCGGATGGTTTGCGGGCGCTTGAGCTTGCGGTTGCAGCTTATAAGTCGGCTACAACACGTTGTATCGTTCAGCTCTGA
- a CDS encoding MurR/RpiR family transcriptional regulator, producing the protein MQIEDAEQLKAAILEQFDGLSPRLRQIAQFILDDPHSMGVETLAVISERIGVHASAIVRFAKTFGFDGAVPMQRILKDRLLESQPESVYHRRAREFANASGAYADEPYDLLVEFANASSLSLNHLLSAINRQTFETAVDLINSADTIYVSGFRRSFPVAAYFSYSLQQGGKRTVLVDGVGGLSLMQIGQICSKDLIIGISFTPYAQETIELLQRAAKAGAASLVITDTTVSPVTRSATCAIQILNVEARGFRTMSASMCVAQALAVAHAFRDEAGRPQSRKSKRSR; encoded by the coding sequence ATGCAGATCGAGGACGCGGAGCAACTGAAAGCGGCGATTCTGGAACAGTTCGACGGTTTGAGCCCTCGGCTCCGGCAGATCGCTCAGTTCATCCTCGATGACCCCCACAGCATGGGTGTTGAAACCCTCGCCGTCATATCCGAGCGTATCGGCGTGCATGCATCCGCGATCGTGCGTTTTGCAAAGACATTTGGCTTTGACGGTGCAGTGCCAATGCAGCGCATTTTGAAGGACCGTCTACTCGAGAGTCAGCCAGAAAGTGTTTATCATCGTCGCGCACGCGAATTCGCGAATGCCTCAGGTGCATATGCAGACGAGCCTTATGATTTACTTGTTGAATTCGCGAATGCCTCAAGTCTTTCGCTCAACCATCTTCTAAGCGCGATCAATCGACAGACTTTTGAGACCGCGGTCGACCTCATCAACAGCGCGGATACCATCTATGTCTCCGGCTTCCGGCGCTCCTTTCCAGTGGCCGCTTATTTTTCCTATTCCCTTCAACAAGGTGGAAAGCGCACGGTGCTGGTCGATGGCGTGGGCGGTCTTTCCTTGATGCAGATCGGCCAAATCTGTTCAAAAGATCTGATCATTGGCATCAGTTTCACGCCTTATGCGCAGGAAACAATTGAGCTGCTCCAGCGTGCGGCCAAGGCAGGCGCGGCATCACTTGTCATTACCGACACGACGGTCAGCCCGGTTACGCGCTCTGCCACCTGTGCCATACAAATCCTCAATGTGGAGGCGCGGGGATTTCGGACCATGTCAGCATCAATGTGCGTCGCGCAAGCCTTGGCCGTTGCGCACGCCTTCAGGGACGAAGCAGGTCGCCCGCAATCTCGGAAATCAAAACGATCCCGCTGA
- a CDS encoding sugar porter family MFS transporter: MSSPPIHVTSFSHDTNENLGRITETRQSRRALALITVVSTLGGLLFGYDTGVINGALTYIGRDLALTPATEGMVTGALLLGAALGAAVSGRMCDAMGRRKTILLLSLVFFVGALACSMAPTIHALIGFRAVLGLAVGGASVAVPTYLSELAPAYRRGRLITCNELMIVSGQLLAFAINAFIGNIWGEQASIWRWMLSVATLPAFALGVGMLVMPESPRWLVSKGRSQDAAVILEQIRNPDIVQDELNEIDRVQRMEQAETTRGWAHLAEPWIRQIFLIALGIGVIQQVTGVNAIMYYGTQILSESGFGEKGALIANVLNGAVSVFATFIGIYLLGRLGRPRMLTLGLVGTTTSLLLIGLCSLWFSPSHLLAALMLFGMSLFLAFQQGFVSPVTWVLLAEIFPLRIRGMGMGAAVLILWLANFLVALAFPPLIATIGVPMTFLIFVGCGICSILFTRLYIPETAGRSLEDIEELFHSAR; encoded by the coding sequence ATGAGTTCGCCACCGATACACGTCACATCTTTTTCTCATGACACGAATGAAAATCTGGGCCGCATCACGGAAACACGGCAAAGCCGACGTGCGCTTGCACTGATTACCGTCGTTTCAACCTTGGGCGGCCTTCTCTTTGGATACGATACCGGCGTCATTAATGGGGCGCTGACTTATATAGGCCGCGATCTTGCGCTCACTCCGGCCACCGAAGGGATGGTGACAGGCGCTTTACTGCTTGGAGCCGCGCTGGGTGCTGCGGTGAGTGGTCGGATGTGCGATGCAATGGGTCGGCGCAAGACGATCCTCCTATTGTCGCTTGTCTTCTTTGTAGGTGCGCTGGCTTGCAGCATGGCCCCGACTATTCATGCTCTTATTGGCTTCCGTGCCGTCCTGGGTCTGGCGGTTGGAGGAGCGTCAGTTGCTGTACCGACCTATTTATCCGAACTGGCTCCCGCATACCGTAGAGGGCGGCTTATCACTTGCAACGAGCTGATGATCGTGTCGGGCCAGCTTCTCGCCTTTGCAATCAACGCTTTCATTGGAAACATTTGGGGTGAGCAGGCCAGTATCTGGCGATGGATGCTTTCGGTCGCGACTCTACCGGCGTTTGCGCTCGGCGTTGGCATGCTCGTCATGCCCGAGAGTCCACGCTGGCTGGTTTCCAAGGGACGGAGCCAGGACGCCGCCGTAATTCTTGAGCAAATCCGTAACCCTGACATTGTTCAGGACGAACTGAACGAGATTGATCGGGTACAAAGGATGGAGCAAGCGGAGACAACCCGCGGATGGGCTCATCTTGCCGAACCCTGGATTCGGCAAATCTTTTTGATTGCGCTTGGAATTGGCGTGATCCAGCAAGTCACGGGCGTGAATGCTATCATGTATTACGGAACCCAGATTCTGTCAGAATCCGGTTTTGGAGAGAAAGGAGCGCTGATCGCCAACGTTCTAAACGGCGCCGTCTCGGTGTTCGCAACCTTTATCGGCATCTATCTGCTTGGTCGGCTCGGACGGCCACGAATGCTCACATTAGGTCTTGTCGGAACAACCACTTCACTTTTGCTGATTGGTCTGTGCTCACTCTGGTTCTCACCATCTCATCTGCTGGCAGCCCTGATGCTGTTTGGTATGTCGTTGTTCCTCGCCTTTCAGCAAGGTTTTGTTTCCCCCGTTACCTGGGTTCTTCTTGCTGAAATCTTCCCGCTGCGCATCCGCGGAATGGGCATGGGTGCTGCAGTCCTGATACTATGGCTCGCAAATTTCCTGGTCGCTCTCGCATTTCCTCCTCTGATCGCGACGATCGGGGTGCCAATGACATTTCTGATCTTTGTCGGGTGCGGTATCTGCTCGATCCTGTTCACCAGACTATATATACCCGAGACTGCGGGTCGAAGCCTCGAAGATATTGAAGAGCTGTTTCATAGCGCCAGATAA
- a CDS encoding TIGR00282 family metallophosphoesterase encodes MRIVFLGDVVGRSGREAVLRALPDLRTRLQTDLIVVNGENASHGFGLAPDMARDFLNAGADAITLGNHAWDRKELIPFLSQEKRVVRPLNFPPGTPGQGAVVVELSGGRRALIINVMGRLFMDPLDCPFRLTAQELSRYKLGGVAGGGSIQAVVIDVHGEATSEKMAFGHSFDGQATLIVGTHTHVPTADHQILPGGTAYQTDAGMCGDYDSVIGMGKEAAATRFWRKTPGERLAPSEGEATVCGVFVESDDSTGHAVRVEPIRIGGRLSQMIPTLSV; translated from the coding sequence GTGCGAATTGTATTTCTAGGCGATGTGGTGGGGCGTTCAGGGCGGGAAGCGGTGCTGCGTGCCCTGCCTGATCTCCGCACCCGGTTGCAGACCGATTTGATCGTGGTGAATGGCGAAAATGCTTCCCACGGTTTTGGTCTGGCGCCGGACATGGCTCGTGATTTTCTCAATGCCGGTGCAGACGCGATCACGCTCGGCAATCATGCATGGGACAGAAAGGAGCTGATTCCCTTCCTCAGTCAGGAAAAACGGGTTGTGCGCCCTCTGAATTTTCCTCCCGGCACGCCGGGGCAAGGTGCCGTAGTGGTGGAGTTGTCAGGGGGACGGCGGGCGCTGATCATCAATGTGATGGGCCGGCTGTTCATGGACCCTCTGGATTGTCCATTTCGGCTGACGGCGCAGGAGTTGTCACGCTACAAGCTGGGGGGTGTCGCGGGGGGCGGCAGTATTCAGGCGGTCGTGATCGACGTGCATGGAGAAGCGACCAGCGAGAAAATGGCGTTCGGCCATAGTTTTGACGGGCAGGCGACGTTAATCGTCGGCACGCATACTCACGTTCCCACGGCCGACCACCAGATTCTTCCGGGCGGCACGGCCTACCAGACCGATGCAGGCATGTGCGGTGATTATGACAGTGTGATCGGCATGGGAAAGGAAGCTGCGGCTACCCGGTTCTGGCGCAAGACACCCGGTGAGCGTCTGGCGCCGTCCGAAGGAGAGGCGACGGTGTGCGGTGTTTTCGTGGAGAGTGATGATTCGACCGGTCATGCGGTCAGGGTAGAACCCATCCGGATTGGGGGACGTCTTTCACAGATGATACCGACCCTCTCTGTATAG
- a CDS encoding YebC/PmpR family DNA-binding transcriptional regulator, protein MAGHSQFKNIMHRKGAQDARRAREFAKVIREITVSARSGLPDPASNPRLRAAISWAREVNMPKDTVDRAIKKATGAGQGDDYAEVRYEGYGPAGVAVIVEALTDNRNRTAADVRSAFSKYGGALGETNSVSFMFSRVGVIRFPASAGSADDMLEAAIEAGADNVESTGETHEITTSVEDFFAVRDALESCFGAPEAAKLDWRPGTTVTLDQDKASSVLKLLDVLEDNDDVQAVYANFDIPDEVMQALSA, encoded by the coding sequence ATGGCCGGCCATAGTCAGTTCAAAAATATCATGCATCGCAAGGGCGCGCAGGATGCGCGCCGGGCGCGGGAGTTTGCCAAGGTCATCCGGGAAATCACGGTTTCAGCCCGTTCGGGCCTGCCTGATCCGGCCTCCAATCCGCGCCTTCGTGCCGCGATCAGCTGGGCGCGGGAGGTTAACATGCCCAAGGATACGGTTGACCGCGCCATCAAGAAGGCGACCGGGGCCGGGCAGGGCGATGACTACGCGGAAGTGCGCTATGAAGGCTACGGCCCTGCCGGCGTGGCAGTGATTGTCGAGGCCCTGACCGATAACCGCAACCGCACTGCGGCAGATGTCCGTTCGGCATTCAGCAAATATGGTGGTGCGCTGGGGGAAACGAACTCTGTCTCCTTTATGTTCAGCCGCGTTGGCGTCATCCGTTTCCCTGCCTCGGCAGGCAGCGCTGATGACATGCTGGAGGCCGCGATTGAGGCGGGGGCCGATAATGTGGAGAGCACGGGGGAAACGCATGAGATCACCACCTCCGTGGAGGATTTCTTTGCCGTGCGCGATGCGCTGGAAAGCTGCTTTGGGGCGCCGGAAGCTGCAAAGCTGGACTGGCGTCCCGGCACCACGGTGACGCTGGATCAGGACAAGGCCTCCAGCGTGCTGAAGCTGCTGGACGTGCTGGAAGACAATGATGATGTTCAGGCAGTCTATGCCAATTTCGACATTCCGGATGAGGTGATGCAGGCTTTGTCGGCCTGA